One genomic segment of Catalinimonas alkaloidigena includes these proteins:
- a CDS encoding alpha/beta hydrolase — protein sequence MPFSLKHIKRDPQIKSDKNPPMLVLLHGLGSNEQDLFSFAPLLDPKYLILSVQAPISYGFGGYAWFNIDLTSGIPSANIQQVMHARRQLHSFMNEAIATYQPDLDQIYLCGFSQGAIMSYATAFSEASRVRGIVAMSGYILREITPQLSFKPELRKLKIFATHGTGDQVLPIFLGRATNDYLRTLKLDYTYKEYDMAHEVNMDCFNDVKAWLAEQVN from the coding sequence ATGCCATTTTCATTAAAACATATTAAAAGAGATCCTCAGATAAAATCAGACAAAAATCCTCCCATGCTAGTGTTATTGCATGGGCTGGGAAGTAATGAGCAGGATTTATTTTCCTTCGCTCCCCTGCTTGATCCTAAATACCTGATATTAAGTGTCCAGGCCCCTATTTCCTATGGCTTTGGTGGATATGCATGGTTTAACATTGATCTGACCAGTGGCATCCCCAGTGCAAATATTCAACAGGTGATGCATGCCCGCAGACAGTTACATAGCTTTATGAATGAAGCCATAGCAACCTACCAACCAGATCTGGATCAGATTTACCTATGTGGCTTTAGTCAGGGAGCGATCATGAGTTATGCTACTGCATTTAGTGAAGCTTCCAGGGTAAGGGGTATTGTGGCTATGAGCGGTTATATTCTTCGGGAAATCACACCACAACTCAGTTTTAAGCCAGAATTAAGAAAACTAAAAATATTTGCAACGCATGGCACAGGGGATCAGGTGCTTCCAATATTTTTGGGTAGAGCGACCAATGACTACCTCAGAACATTAAAACTTGACTATACATACAAAGAGTATGATATGGCGCATGAAGTAAACATGGACTGCTTTAATGATGTTAAAGCATGGCTAGCCGAACAGGTTAACTAA
- a CDS encoding ethanolamine ammonia-lyase subunit EutB codes for MNYQHTIGQHRYHFADLKTLMAKASPLRSGDQMAEIVAGSAEERVAAQMALAHVPLKTFLEDFVIPYEKDDVTRLIIDTHDREAFSTISHLSVGDFRNWLLAYETDANILAKISPGLTPEMVAAVSKLMRIQDLILVADKCKVVTKFRNTIGLKGHFSTRLQPNHPTDDLKGIAASLLDGLFYGSGDAVIGINPATDNVQTVIQLYEMLEAVIFKFEIPTQACVLSHVTTTIDAIQKGSPVDLVFQSIGGTEKTNQSFGVSISLLQEAYEAALSLGRGTLGQNVMYFETGQGSSLSANAHHGVDQQTCEARAYAVARHFNPLLVNTVVGFIGPEYLFDGKQIIRAGLEDHFCGKLLGLPMGCDVCYTNHAEADQDDMDNLLTLLSSAGCNYFMGVPGADDIMLNYQSTSFHDALYIRQLFDLRPAPEFDAWLQKWGIMNDQLNLTHKPETQQLLNENPLFN; via the coding sequence ATGAACTATCAACATACCATTGGTCAACATCGCTATCACTTTGCCGACCTCAAAACACTGATGGCTAAAGCAAGCCCTCTTCGTTCAGGTGATCAGATGGCTGAAATTGTAGCTGGGAGTGCAGAAGAAAGAGTTGCTGCACAAATGGCTTTGGCTCATGTGCCCCTAAAAACTTTTCTGGAAGATTTTGTGATCCCTTACGAGAAAGATGATGTCACCCGACTGATTATTGATACGCACGACAGAGAGGCTTTTTCAACTATCAGTCACTTAAGTGTGGGTGACTTCAGAAACTGGCTTTTGGCCTATGAAACGGATGCTAATATATTGGCTAAAATCAGCCCGGGCCTAACTCCTGAAATGGTAGCCGCAGTGAGCAAGCTCATGCGGATACAGGATCTTATTCTGGTTGCAGATAAATGTAAAGTAGTTACAAAATTTAGAAACACCATTGGTTTAAAGGGACATTTCTCTACGCGACTACAACCCAATCATCCTACGGATGACCTCAAAGGAATTGCTGCCAGCTTGTTGGATGGCCTTTTTTATGGAAGTGGAGATGCCGTCATCGGCATTAACCCTGCCACTGATAATGTGCAGACTGTCATACAATTGTATGAAATGCTGGAAGCGGTGATTTTTAAATTTGAGATACCCACACAGGCCTGTGTACTTTCTCATGTGACCACCACAATTGATGCCATACAAAAAGGAAGTCCTGTTGACCTGGTTTTTCAATCCATAGGAGGCACCGAAAAAACAAACCAAAGCTTTGGGGTTAGTATCTCATTACTTCAGGAAGCATACGAAGCAGCGCTATCATTGGGTAGAGGTACTCTAGGCCAGAATGTGATGTACTTTGAAACCGGACAGGGTAGTTCACTCTCTGCCAATGCTCACCATGGCGTAGACCAGCAAACCTGTGAAGCCAGAGCATATGCGGTAGCACGTCATTTTAATCCGCTATTGGTCAATACTGTAGTTGGATTCATCGGACCGGAGTATCTTTTTGATGGTAAACAAATCATACGAGCCGGATTAGAGGATCATTTCTGCGGCAAATTACTGGGCCTGCCCATGGGCTGCGATGTGTGTTATACGAACCATGCCGAAGCAGATCAGGATGATATGGATAACCTTTTAACCTTGCTTTCCAGTGCTGGATGTAATTACTTCATGGGTGTACCCGGTGCGGATGATATTATGCTCAACTATCAGAGCACTTCTTTCCATGATGCCTTATACATTCGCCAATTGTTCGACTTAAGGCCCGCTCCTGAATTTGATGCCTGGCTTCAGAAATGGGGTATAATGAACGATCAACTGAATTTAACTCATAAACCGGAGACACAGCAACTGCTGAATGAAAACCCTTTATTTAACTAG
- a CDS encoding DUF1987 domain-containing protein — protein sequence MNSLYQSKTPRTPEIILDPKNGIFEIEGRSIPENSVDFYQKVMQWMDAYRKEPNSHTKFVIKLEYFNTSSSKCLVDILRKLEKIYTDGNDVVLEWHYDDEDDDMRESGEDFEEILKIPVHMIPFRDHE from the coding sequence ATGAATAGTCTATATCAATCCAAGACTCCCAGAACGCCTGAAATCATACTGGATCCTAAAAATGGTATTTTTGAAATAGAAGGCCGTTCTATTCCTGAAAATTCAGTTGATTTTTATCAAAAGGTGATGCAATGGATGGATGCGTACCGTAAAGAGCCTAACTCACATACCAAATTTGTTATAAAACTAGAATATTTTAATACGAGTTCCTCCAAGTGTCTGGTTGATATACTCAGAAAACTCGAAAAAATATATACTGATGGAAACGATGTGGTGTTAGAGTGGCATTATGATGATGAAGATGATGATATGCGTGAATCAGGTGAGGATTTTGAAGAAATATTAAAAATACCCGTCCACATGATTCCATTTCGTGATCATGAATAA
- a CDS encoding malate dehydrogenase: MKIAIVGMGHVGATIAYTLVLKEIGEELILVNRNLQKAESDAIDLRHSQAFTEKSIKISVASLDNPPAADVYVLCLSVPYEKHYKSRFEMAPGNYRIFREIIPKLSAKNQKAVFLIVTNPVDVMTYLTLQLSKLKAGQVMGVGTLIDSARLRKRLSEQKEIHPDDIRAYILGEHGDTQFHALSIAFAGGEIITNAKESAALIKESASSGYEIVRGKGYSNFAIAMATTLIIESIYLDNHRTIPVSTLINSYLDEKDVCLSLPATIGRNGIQKVFQPQLSDEEINAFKYSASVIRKVIQKVKQS; the protein is encoded by the coding sequence ATGAAAATCGCTATCGTGGGTATGGGACATGTAGGGGCTACAATTGCCTACACTTTGGTTCTTAAGGAAATCGGTGAAGAGTTGATACTGGTCAATAGAAATTTGCAGAAGGCAGAAAGTGACGCCATAGACTTAAGACACAGCCAGGCATTCACTGAAAAATCAATTAAAATCAGCGTAGCATCTCTTGATAACCCGCCAGCGGCAGACGTTTATGTGCTTTGTCTTTCAGTGCCATATGAAAAACATTATAAAAGCCGCTTTGAAATGGCACCCGGAAACTACCGGATCTTTCGTGAAATTATCCCTAAGCTAAGTGCAAAAAACCAGAAGGCGGTCTTTTTGATAGTGACCAATCCGGTGGATGTGATGACTTATTTAACCCTTCAATTGAGCAAACTTAAAGCTGGCCAGGTGATGGGCGTTGGCACGCTCATCGACAGTGCCCGGCTTAGAAAGCGGCTTTCTGAACAAAAAGAAATCCATCCGGATGATATCCGTGCCTATATATTAGGTGAGCACGGGGACACGCAATTTCATGCTTTGAGCATCGCTTTTGCGGGAGGAGAAATTATTACCAATGCCAAGGAGTCTGCTGCCCTCATCAAAGAGTCGGCCAGTTCTGGCTATGAGATTGTGAGAGGTAAAGGATACTCAAATTTTGCCATTGCCATGGCTACTACCCTGATCATAGAAAGTATTTATTTAGACAACCATCGTACCATACCCGTAAGTACACTGATTAACTCATATTTAGACGAAAAAGATGTCTGCCTGTCCCTACCAGCAACTATTGGCAGAAATGGGATACAAAAAGTTTTTCAACCTCAACTTTCTGATGAGGAAATAAACGCATTCAAATATTCTGCAAGTGTGATCAGGAAGGTTATCCAAAAGGTAAAACAAAGCTGA
- a CDS encoding sodium-translocating pyrophosphatase, whose product MHSIVYVVPALGILALVYTAVRSAWIKRQDAGDQTMKELAEYIANGAMAFLKAEWKVLTYFAIIASIVLAWSGTLVETSSPVIAISFVIGAFLSALAGYIGMNIATKANVRTAQAARTSLSKALSVSFAGGTVMGLGVAGLAVLGLGGLFIFFFQMYVVSTGASVNGIEMEKALEVLAGFSLGAESIALFARVGGGIYTKAADVGADLVGKVEAGIPEDDVRNPATVADNVGDNVGDVAGMGADLFGSYVATILATMVLGREIVSDDNFGGIAPVILPMLIAGVGLVFSIVGTLFVRVKNETDSVQRALNLGNWSSIILTVIASYFIVDALLPESMEIRGFSFSSSDVFMAIFVGLVVGALMSIITEYYTAMGRRPVNSIVNQSSTGHATNIIGGLAVGMESTVMPIFVLAGGIIASYSFAGLYGVAIAAAGMMATTAMQLAIDAFGPIADNAGGIAEMSGLPEEVRGRTDNLDAVGNTTAATGKGFAIASAALTALALFAAFVGVAGIDSIDLYKAPVLGALFVGAMIPFIFSSLAIAAVGKAAMDMVQEVRRQFREIPGIMEYKATPEYEKCVEISTRASIREMIAPGAIALLSPIIVGFGLKGVFADTSSAEILGGMLAGITVSGVLMGMFQNNAGGAWDNAKKSFEKGVEIDGKMEYKGSEAHKASVTGDTVGDPFKDTSGPSMNILIKLTSIVALIIAPHISVNETVHMGDQLPDEPVKEIILTAEEVEAE is encoded by the coding sequence ATGCATAGCATTGTATACGTTGTTCCGGCTTTAGGAATTCTGGCTTTGGTTTACACCGCTGTTCGTTCAGCATGGATAAAGCGACAAGATGCCGGTGATCAAACAATGAAGGAGTTAGCTGAATATATTGCCAATGGTGCTATGGCATTTCTAAAAGCAGAGTGGAAAGTCCTCACTTACTTTGCTATTATTGCTTCCATTGTTTTAGCATGGTCAGGTACTTTGGTGGAGACCTCAAGCCCGGTCATTGCCATTTCTTTTGTAATCGGAGCCTTCCTCTCAGCCCTGGCTGGTTACATTGGAATGAACATAGCCACAAAAGCTAACGTACGTACCGCCCAGGCTGCCCGTACAAGCCTTTCTAAAGCATTGAGTGTTTCTTTTGCCGGGGGTACCGTCATGGGACTGGGTGTTGCCGGTCTGGCTGTTCTTGGTTTGGGAGGCTTATTTATTTTCTTTTTTCAGATGTATGTGGTTAGCACCGGTGCCTCTGTCAATGGAATAGAAATGGAAAAAGCGCTTGAAGTTCTTGCCGGGTTCTCATTAGGGGCAGAAAGTATAGCACTCTTTGCGCGTGTAGGTGGAGGAATTTATACCAAAGCAGCAGATGTTGGTGCTGACTTGGTAGGTAAAGTAGAAGCCGGTATACCGGAAGATGATGTCCGTAATCCTGCAACTGTTGCGGATAATGTTGGTGATAATGTAGGTGATGTGGCAGGTATGGGCGCTGACCTTTTTGGTTCTTATGTAGCCACCATTCTTGCGACAATGGTTTTGGGAAGAGAGATAGTATCTGATGACAACTTTGGTGGTATTGCCCCGGTCATACTCCCCATGTTGATTGCTGGTGTAGGATTAGTTTTTTCTATTGTAGGAACTTTGTTTGTAAGAGTGAAAAATGAAACAGACAGTGTTCAACGTGCATTAAACCTGGGCAACTGGTCTTCCATTATATTAACCGTTATAGCCTCGTATTTTATCGTGGATGCTTTGCTTCCTGAAAGTATGGAAATCCGTGGTTTTAGCTTTTCATCTTCGGATGTGTTCATGGCTATTTTTGTAGGCCTGGTCGTTGGTGCGTTGATGAGTATCATTACCGAATACTATACTGCCATGGGACGACGTCCGGTAAATTCTATCGTCAATCAATCTTCTACTGGTCATGCGACTAATATCATCGGTGGTCTTGCAGTTGGCATGGAATCTACGGTGATGCCGATATTTGTACTAGCCGGAGGTATTATTGCTTCTTACAGCTTTGCTGGTTTATATGGCGTAGCCATTGCAGCGGCCGGTATGATGGCAACAACGGCTATGCAATTAGCGATTGATGCTTTTGGTCCTATCGCTGATAATGCCGGAGGAATTGCTGAAATGAGCGGACTTCCTGAAGAAGTCAGGGGACGTACCGATAATCTGGATGCAGTAGGAAATACAACCGCTGCGACCGGTAAAGGATTTGCTATCGCTTCCGCTGCCTTGACAGCATTGGCACTCTTTGCTGCCTTTGTGGGAGTCGCCGGTATTGACAGTATTGATCTTTATAAAGCTCCTGTTCTTGGCGCTCTGTTCGTTGGTGCTATGATCCCCTTTATCTTTTCATCGCTAGCCATTGCCGCTGTAGGTAAGGCCGCAATGGACATGGTACAGGAAGTGAGAAGACAGTTTCGTGAGATTCCCGGAATTATGGAATATAAAGCGACCCCCGAGTACGAAAAATGCGTGGAGATTTCTACGCGTGCTTCTATACGTGAAATGATCGCTCCCGGAGCTATTGCGCTGCTTTCACCCATTATTGTAGGATTTGGGCTCAAAGGCGTTTTTGCTGACACCTCATCAGCTGAAATCCTGGGAGGAATGTTAGCAGGTATAACTGTTTCAGGAGTGCTAATGGGAATGTTTCAGAATAACGCTGGTGGCGCCTGGGATAATGCCAAAAAATCGTTTGAAAAGGGAGTAGAAATTGATGGCAAAATGGAATACAAAGGTTCTGAAGCGCACAAAGCATCAGTTACCGGAGATACAGTAGGAGATCCTTTTAAAGATACCTCTGGTCCTTCCATGAATATTCTAATCAAGTTAACGTCAATAGTGGCTTTGATTATTGCCCCCCATATTTCCGTAAATGAAACCGTACATATGGGTGATCAATTACCGGATGAACCTGTTAAAGAAATTATCTTAACTGCAGAAGAGGTTGAAGCTGAATAG
- a CDS encoding flavin reductase family protein, producing the protein MVYINSNDIAKYDKRFRTNLINALTGFKSVSLLGTINAEGISNLAIFSQIIHVGANPPLIGILFRPHTVERHTLENILSNKEFTINHIPASHTKNAHHTSARWDKSEFEACGFTPEYTEMFKAPYVKESNIRLGCSFVERQDIQANDTVFIIGEIKEICLVDSVLQDDGFVDLETAGSITCSGLDSYHTTNKIARYTYAKPDKEPEEL; encoded by the coding sequence ATGGTATATATTAACAGTAATGATATTGCGAAGTACGACAAACGATTTCGTACCAATTTGATTAACGCTTTGACCGGATTTAAGAGTGTATCTCTGCTGGGTACCATCAATGCTGAAGGGATAAGCAATCTTGCCATTTTTAGTCAAATCATTCATGTGGGAGCTAATCCACCTCTGATCGGCATACTTTTTCGCCCACATACAGTAGAGCGACATACCCTCGAAAATATTTTAAGCAATAAAGAATTTACCATTAATCATATCCCTGCATCCCACACTAAAAATGCGCATCATACCAGTGCCCGCTGGGATAAGTCCGAATTTGAGGCTTGCGGTTTTACACCTGAGTACACAGAAATGTTCAAAGCACCCTACGTTAAGGAGTCCAACATCAGACTGGGTTGCTCATTTGTTGAGAGGCAAGACATACAGGCTAACGATACAGTCTTTATCATCGGAGAAATCAAAGAAATATGCCTGGTGGATAGCGTGTTACAGGATGATGGTTTTGTAGATCTGGAAACAGCCGGTTCTATCACCTGCTCCGGCCTGGACAGTTATCATACAACCAACAAAATTGCTCGCTATACTTATGCCAAGCCTGACAAAGAACCAGAGGAACTATAA
- a CDS encoding 6-pyruvoyl trahydropterin synthase family protein → MKVSVFRKEHFNAAHRLHNPDWSDEKNREVFGKCNNPNYHGHNYELIVKVSGYPDPQTGYVCDMKWLSDLIKAEVTNKFDHKNLNLDVEEFQKLNPTAEHIAIVIWNKLRDQIEEKLDLKVTLYETERNFVEYPS, encoded by the coding sequence ATGAAAGTTAGTGTATTTAGAAAAGAACATTTTAATGCCGCTCATCGCTTACATAATCCCGATTGGTCTGATGAGAAAAATAGAGAAGTATTTGGGAAATGTAACAACCCCAACTATCACGGACATAATTATGAATTAATTGTAAAAGTAAGTGGATATCCTGATCCCCAAACTGGTTACGTATGCGATATGAAGTGGCTGAGTGATTTAATCAAGGCAGAGGTAACCAATAAATTTGATCATAAAAACCTAAATTTGGACGTTGAGGAGTTTCAGAAGCTAAACCCTACTGCTGAACATATTGCGATTGTTATCTGGAATAAGCTCAGAGATCAAATTGAAGAAAAATTAGATTTAAAAGTAACACTATATGAAACTGAAAGAAACTTTGTTGAATACCCATCCTGA
- the eutC gene encoding ethanolamine ammonia-lyase subunit EutC — MSHSPTYQEDFWQNLRQHTGARIALGKAGSSISTEELLKFQLAHAQARDAVHTSFNRTELIKELKLIHHEAIELNTLAKDRQSYLLRPDWGKVLNDESKAKVRSNASQYDISLIIGDGLSAQAIHRHIPPLFKILIPKLRKLNFSLAPISLVKHARVAISDEIGEALKCRMSIIFIGERPGLSSADSLGIYLTYSPVVGNTDEKRNCISNVRPEGMPYIMAAEKLTYLINESIRKKISGVQLKDDLQISLKK; from the coding sequence ATGTCTCATAGCCCTACTTACCAAGAAGATTTCTGGCAAAATCTCAGACAACATACCGGTGCCCGAATAGCTTTGGGTAAGGCTGGAAGTAGCATTAGTACTGAAGAACTCCTTAAATTTCAGTTGGCACATGCTCAGGCCCGCGATGCTGTACATACATCATTCAACAGAACTGAGCTTATAAAAGAACTAAAACTCATTCATCATGAGGCTATTGAACTGAATACATTGGCTAAAGACAGGCAAAGCTACCTCCTCCGTCCTGACTGGGGAAAAGTTTTGAATGATGAGAGTAAAGCTAAAGTGAGGTCAAATGCAAGTCAGTACGATATATCACTCATCATTGGTGATGGACTCTCAGCGCAAGCCATACACCGTCACATTCCACCACTATTCAAAATTTTGATTCCAAAACTGCGTAAATTAAACTTTAGCTTAGCTCCCATCAGCTTAGTCAAACATGCCAGAGTGGCGATTAGTGATGAAATTGGAGAAGCCTTAAAATGCAGGATGTCAATTATATTTATAGGTGAACGTCCCGGCCTTAGCTCCGCTGATAGTCTGGGTATTTATCTGACCTACTCTCCTGTAGTAGGAAATACCGATGAAAAAAGAAACTGTATTTCTAATGTCAGACCAGAAGGTATGCCCTACATTATGGCAGCAGAAAAGTTGACTTATCTTATAAATGAATCGATCAGGAAAAAGATATCAGGAGTTCAACTTAAAGATGATTTACAAATCAGTTTGAAGAAATAA
- a CDS encoding ligase-associated DNA damage response exonuclease gives MPQLIEFTSDGLYCPQGDFFIDPWKPVKNAIITHAHADHARWGHQHYLAHGDSATILKYRLGTDIKLETLTYHQSIQINGVKLSLHPAGHIYGSAQVRLEYKGEIWVVSGDYKLENDGFSPAFEAVKCHNFITESTFGLPIYRWKPQQEVADEINQWWQANQLDGKSSVIGAYSLGKAQRILQSVDQSIGPILLHGAVFNTNEALIKGGAKLSHHPKLNANTNKETISKALVIAPPSALNSSWVRKLKPFSTGIASGWMLIRGMKRRRAADRGFVVSDHADWLDLNQAVEATGAENVYVTHGYTSTFARWLREKGINAHEVETLYEGEMAEMNERENSIE, from the coding sequence ATGCCTCAACTTATTGAATTTACATCTGACGGGCTCTACTGTCCACAGGGTGATTTTTTTATAGACCCCTGGAAACCCGTTAAAAATGCGATCATTACACATGCACACGCTGACCATGCCAGATGGGGACATCAACACTATCTTGCGCATGGAGACTCTGCTACAATATTAAAATATAGGCTAGGTACAGATATTAAGCTTGAAACATTGACTTACCATCAGTCAATCCAGATCAATGGCGTAAAGCTTAGCCTTCATCCTGCCGGCCATATTTATGGCTCAGCCCAGGTCAGGCTGGAATATAAAGGTGAAATCTGGGTGGTTTCAGGGGATTATAAACTTGAAAATGATGGATTCTCACCTGCATTTGAGGCCGTCAAATGTCATAATTTTATCACAGAATCTACATTTGGACTTCCTATCTACCGCTGGAAACCACAGCAGGAAGTTGCTGATGAAATTAATCAGTGGTGGCAGGCTAATCAACTTGATGGAAAATCGTCCGTAATCGGGGCATATTCTTTAGGTAAAGCACAGCGTATTCTTCAAAGCGTTGATCAGAGCATCGGTCCAATACTACTCCATGGTGCAGTATTTAATACCAATGAGGCATTGATCAAAGGAGGTGCTAAACTTTCACACCATCCTAAACTTAACGCGAATACCAATAAAGAAACCATTTCTAAAGCATTGGTCATCGCTCCACCTTCTGCACTTAACAGTAGCTGGGTCAGGAAGTTAAAGCCATTTTCCACAGGCATTGCTTCTGGCTGGATGCTCATTCGTGGAATGAAAAGACGAAGAGCGGCAGACCGTGGGTTTGTAGTTTCTGACCATGCCGACTGGCTTGATTTAAACCAGGCCGTAGAAGCTACTGGTGCAGAAAATGTTTATGTGACGCATGGCTATACCTCCACTTTCGCTCGCTGGCTGAGAGAAAAAGGGATCAATGCACACGAAGTTGAAACCCTGTATGAAGGAGAAATGGCTGAGATGAATGAAAGAGAAAATAGTATAGAATAA
- a CDS encoding SDR family NAD(P)-dependent oxidoreductase, translated as MNYTLITGASSGIGEALARRCAQEGFNLILVARSTEALEKIAKEIEGKHKVVVKVYTADLLSPDAAYHLYTHCQKNNWPIRILINNAGFGLWGKFQDMSLEHMVEMMQLNQQVLVELCHFFLPMLKEVPYAHIMNVSSTAAFQAIPYFSVYAASKNFVFTFSRALRQELKPDKINVSCLCPGPTASAFFQRAGFDKIKYSKGAIMEADEVAETAIQGLMDKKAVIIPGFSNRLGSFLSKHLPAGLMAGLIGKYFQP; from the coding sequence ATGAACTACACACTTATTACAGGGGCAAGCAGTGGGATAGGAGAGGCCCTGGCTCGTAGATGTGCGCAGGAAGGCTTTAATCTGATATTAGTAGCCAGGTCAACTGAAGCACTTGAAAAAATAGCCAAGGAGATTGAAGGTAAACACAAAGTAGTGGTTAAGGTTTATACAGCGGATCTGCTATCTCCTGATGCCGCATATCATTTGTATACCCACTGTCAAAAAAACAACTGGCCAATCCGGATTTTAATCAATAATGCAGGCTTTGGGTTATGGGGTAAATTTCAGGATATGTCATTAGAACATATGGTTGAAATGATGCAATTAAATCAGCAAGTTTTGGTTGAATTGTGCCATTTTTTTCTACCTATGCTTAAAGAAGTACCCTATGCCCATATTATGAATGTTTCCAGTACGGCGGCTTTCCAGGCTATCCCATATTTTAGTGTATATGCTGCCAGCAAAAATTTTGTATTCACTTTTTCCCGGGCTTTACGTCAAGAGCTTAAACCTGATAAGATTAATGTTTCCTGCCTGTGTCCCGGCCCGACAGCGTCCGCTTTTTTTCAGAGAGCGGGTTTTGACAAAATTAAATATTCCAAGGGCGCAATAATGGAAGCGGATGAAGTAGCAGAGACCGCCATACAGGGACTGATGGATAAGAAAGCGGTAATTATCCCTGGCTTTTCAAATCGCCTTGGTTCTTTTTTAAGCAAGCATTTGCCAGCAGGACTCATGGCTGGATTGATTGGAAAATACTTTCAACCCTAA
- the folE gene encoding GTP cyclohydrolase I FolE, translated as MKLKETLLNTHPDEEYNNAEDIGDNHISTSTDTPLRPDAFDRDDNLKIELIAKHFREIMHILGLDLNDDSLKGTPQRVAKMYVEEIFSGIKPENKPIATLFENKYQYNEMLVEKDITFFSSCEHHFVPITGKAHVAYISNGYVIGLSKINRIVQYYAKRPQVQERMTVQIAQELKETLQTEDVAIVVDAAHMCVSSRGVQDVTSKTITSYYGGKFEKEDKKKEFLNYLKLE; from the coding sequence ATGAAACTGAAAGAAACTTTGTTGAATACCCATCCTGATGAAGAATACAATAATGCTGAAGATATAGGTGATAATCATATTTCTACCTCTACTGACACCCCACTCAGGCCCGATGCATTTGACAGAGATGATAATCTGAAGATTGAGTTAATTGCCAAGCATTTTCGCGAGATCATGCATATCCTTGGACTTGACCTCAACGATGATAGCTTAAAAGGGACACCTCAAAGAGTTGCCAAAATGTATGTAGAGGAAATCTTTAGCGGTATCAAACCTGAAAATAAGCCAATAGCCACACTTTTTGAGAATAAGTATCAGTACAATGAGATGTTGGTTGAGAAGGACATAACCTTCTTTTCAAGTTGTGAGCACCATTTTGTACCCATTACTGGTAAAGCACATGTGGCTTATATTTCCAATGGATACGTCATTGGTTTGTCAAAGATCAACAGAATAGTTCAGTATTACGCCAAACGGCCTCAGGTACAGGAGCGCATGACCGTACAGATCGCTCAGGAGCTAAAAGAAACCTTACAGACTGAAGATGTGGCAATTGTTGTAGATGCAGCCCATATGTGTGTGTCCTCAAGAGGAGTGCAGGATGTAACCAGCAAAACCATTACTTCCTACTATGGCGGTAAATTTGAAAAAGAGGACAAGAAAAAAGAATTTTTGAATTACTTAAAGCTTGAATAA
- a CDS encoding SDR family NAD(P)-dependent oxidoreductase — translation MSDFSDKNILIIGGTSGIGAALFERLMETEAIIFMASRKPPDERVNKKVKHISLDVLSLGDELDEVPDELHGLVYLPGTITLKPFQGLKAENFLHDYEINVLGAIKVIEKCIKKLKGAGGSSIVLFSTVAAQLGLNYHTSVAAAKGALEGFGRSLAAEFASKQVRVNLIAPSLTDTPLAKNLLSSEDKKEASDQRHPIGRYGQPGDIANMAFYLLSDQSSWITGQVLHVDGGLSTLKTL, via the coding sequence ATGTCTGACTTTAGTGATAAAAATATATTGATTATCGGTGGGACTTCCGGTATTGGGGCTGCCCTGTTTGAAAGGCTGATGGAGACTGAAGCAATTATCTTCATGGCTTCACGCAAACCACCTGATGAAAGAGTAAACAAAAAAGTTAAACATATATCCCTGGATGTTTTGTCATTGGGTGATGAACTGGATGAAGTACCCGATGAATTACACGGTCTGGTTTACTTACCTGGCACCATCACACTCAAACCTTTCCAGGGTTTGAAAGCTGAAAACTTTCTTCATGATTATGAAATCAATGTATTGGGAGCAATTAAGGTAATAGAAAAATGTATCAAGAAACTCAAAGGTGCCGGTGGTTCAAGCATTGTCCTTTTTAGTACCGTTGCAGCTCAGTTAGGCCTTAATTACCATACTTCAGTCGCTGCTGCTAAAGGCGCTTTGGAAGGTTTTGGACGTTCTTTGGCCGCTGAATTTGCTTCTAAGCAGGTCAGAGTTAACCTCATTGCTCCTTCCCTCACTGATACCCCTTTAGCCAAGAACCTACTTTCCTCAGAAGACAAAAAAGAAGCTTCGGACCAACGCCATCCCATTGGCAGATATGGACAACCGGGTGATATCGCAAATATGGCATTTTACTTACTTTCTGACCAAAGCAGTTGGATTACCGGTCAGGTACTGCACGTGGATGGTGGCCTATCTACTCTTAAAACACTCTAA